The sequence ATCTCGATGGGGATCATGATCGGGATCACAAAGACCGGCAAGCCGTGCGGCACCAGCGCCTTGAAATGATGCACCACCCCGTTCCGCGCAATCCCCATCCCCTGAATCACCAGAAACGCCATAATCGCCAGGCCCGCAGTAACATTCACATTGCCGGTCGCCGTCCCGCCCCACGGCACCATCCCGAGCAGGTTCATCGAAAGGATGAAGAAGAAGATGGTCAGGAAGAGCGGCAGCAACTTGCGCCCGTCCGACTCGCCGAGGATCGGATAGACCACCTCGTCGCGGATGAAGAGGACATAGACCTCGAGCAGGTGCGCAAACTTCGACCGCAGCAGCCGCCCACCGCGAAACGCCAGCATCAGGCAGAGCGTCAGAATCAACCCCGCCGCCCAAATCATTATCACCGGCTTGGTGATCGAAAGGTCTATGCCGAAGAGTTGCAGGTGCCCGCTCAGTTCAATCGTCTCGAAGGGCAAATGCACATCGAGATGAAAGAACCGGCGCAGCACTTCACCAACAAAGCCGAACGGCGT is a genomic window of Calditrichota bacterium containing:
- the atpB gene encoding F0F1 ATP synthase subunit A; translated protein: MSASAAGAAHAPAHGETVDIIHHLTDLHTLETPFGFVGEVLRRFFHLDVHLPFETIELSGHLQLFGIDLSITKPVIMIWAAGLILTLCLMLAFRGGRLLRSKFAHLLEVYVLFIRDEVVYPILGESDGRKLLPLFLTIFFFILSMNLLGMVPWGGTATGNVNVTAGLAIMAFLVIQGMGIARNGVVHHFKALVPHGLPVFVIPIMIPIEIVGMFAKPFALCIRLFANMVAGHAVILAFFGLIFMAKSYIMAPLPIAGVVGISLLEIFVAHLQAFIFTILTALFTGMSMKGGH